A part of Paenibacillus sp. 481 genomic DNA contains:
- a CDS encoding homocysteine synthase, producing MSEAPRAFGLETLAVHAGQEVDPTTLSRAVPLYQTTSYNFRDTEHAANLFSLKEFGNIYTRLMNPTTDVFEKRVAALEGGAGALATASGQAAITYAILNIAEAGDEIVSASTLYGGTYNLFANTLPKLGIKVHFVDGSDPENFRKAITSKTKAVYAEAIGNPKGDVLDIEAVANIAHEHGVPFIVDNTFPSPYLLRPIEFGADIVVHSATKFIGGHGTSIGGVIVDSGKFDWSASDKFPGLTTPDPSYHGLVYTQAVGPIAYIIKARVQLLRDLGATLSPFNAFLLLQGLETLHLRLERHSENALKVAQFLEAHEAVLSVSYSGLPSHPSYELAQKYLPKGQGAILTFEINGGVEAGRNVISHVKLFSHLANVGDSKSLIIHPASTTHQQLNEAEQLTAGVTPGLIRLSIGTESIDDILYDLDQAIRASQPASVQK from the coding sequence ATGAGTGAAGCGCCAAGAGCTTTTGGACTGGAAACGTTAGCCGTACATGCAGGGCAAGAGGTAGACCCGACGACGTTATCGCGAGCGGTACCGCTATATCAGACGACATCGTACAATTTTAGGGACACGGAGCACGCTGCGAATTTGTTCTCATTAAAAGAGTTTGGTAACATTTATACCCGTCTAATGAATCCGACGACAGATGTGTTTGAAAAACGCGTCGCTGCACTTGAAGGCGGAGCGGGTGCGCTTGCGACAGCTTCCGGGCAAGCGGCGATCACGTATGCGATACTAAATATCGCTGAAGCCGGGGATGAAATCGTGTCTGCCTCGACTTTGTACGGAGGGACATATAACTTATTCGCCAATACGCTGCCGAAGCTTGGCATCAAGGTGCATTTTGTAGATGGCAGCGATCCAGAGAACTTCCGCAAAGCGATTACAAGTAAGACGAAAGCGGTATACGCCGAAGCGATTGGAAACCCGAAAGGGGACGTGCTAGACATTGAAGCAGTAGCTAACATTGCCCATGAGCACGGGGTGCCGTTCATTGTGGATAACACGTTTCCAAGCCCGTATTTGCTGCGTCCGATTGAGTTCGGAGCGGACATTGTCGTCCATTCCGCAACGAAGTTTATCGGGGGGCACGGCACTTCAATCGGTGGCGTTATTGTCGATAGCGGGAAGTTCGACTGGAGCGCGAGTGACAAGTTCCCAGGCTTGACGACGCCTGACCCGAGTTATCATGGTCTTGTGTACACCCAAGCCGTTGGCCCAATCGCCTACATCATTAAAGCGCGTGTGCAATTGCTGCGTGATTTAGGAGCTACCCTGTCTCCATTTAACGCCTTCTTACTGCTGCAAGGATTAGAAACGCTCCATCTTCGACTTGAACGTCATAGCGAGAACGCGCTTAAAGTCGCGCAATTTCTTGAGGCTCATGAAGCTGTGCTTTCAGTTAGCTACAGCGGGCTGCCGAGTCATCCATCCTACGAACTCGCACAAAAATATTTACCAAAAGGTCAAGGTGCTATTCTCACCTTTGAAATTAACGGCGGTGTCGAAGCGGGCCGCAACGTGATCAGTCATGTCAAGTTGTTCTCCCACTTAGCGAACGTCGGTGATTCCAAATCGCTTATTATTCATCCAGCTAGTACGACTCATCAACAACTCAACGAAGCTGAACAGTTGACTGCTGGCGTAACCCCAGGACTTATCCGGTTATCGATTGGTACCGAATCGATTGACGATATTTTGTACGATTTAGACCAAGCGATTCGTGCGAGTCAGCCAGCTTCTGTGCAAAAGTAA
- the rdgB gene encoding RdgB/HAM1 family non-canonical purine NTP pyrophosphatase: protein MSIASDTIIIATGNKGKLKEFELAFAALGKRVLSMKDYPNIPDVVEDGATFYDNALKKARTVAQVLQLPVLADDSGLCVDRLNGAPGVYSARYAGEHGNDAANNAKLVATLQQLPAWDGAAQLSARADLGAPLSAAQFVCSLVLYDPATDRIHAAEGTADGAIIEHAHGEYGFGYDPYFYVPDYDLTMAELPPEKKQLISHRGAALRKLIAQLQQA from the coding sequence GTGTCGATTGCGAGTGATACCATTATTATTGCAACTGGCAATAAAGGAAAGCTTAAAGAGTTTGAGCTGGCATTCGCCGCGCTCGGCAAACGTGTATTAAGCATGAAGGATTACCCCAACATTCCAGACGTTGTGGAAGATGGGGCTACGTTCTACGATAACGCCTTGAAGAAGGCGCGCACCGTTGCCCAAGTGTTGCAACTGCCTGTATTGGCAGACGATTCGGGGCTGTGCGTGGACCGCTTAAACGGAGCGCCAGGCGTCTATTCTGCGCGTTACGCAGGCGAGCACGGCAATGACGCGGCCAACAACGCCAAGCTTGTGGCAACGCTACAGCAGTTGCCAGCGTGGGACGGCGCAGCGCAGTTGTCGGCGCGAGCTGACCTTGGTGCGCCGTTAAGCGCAGCACAGTTTGTATGTTCTCTCGTGCTCTACGACCCGGCGACAGACCGGATTCATGCAGCAGAGGGTACAGCAGACGGGGCTATTATCGAACATGCACATGGGGAATATGGCTTTGGCTATGATCCGTATTTTTATGTACCCGACTATGATCTCACGATGGCGGAGCTTCCTCCTGAGAAGAAGCAGCTTATTAGCCACCGTGGTGCGGCATTACGCAAGTTAATCGCGCAATTGCAGCAAGCTTAA
- the rph gene encoding ribonuclease PH produces MRSNGRTAEQTRPISIRTNTNKYAEGSVTIEVGDTKVICTASIEERVPPFMKGQGKGWITAEYAMLPRATQVRNHREAARGKLTGRTMEIQRLIGRALRSVVDLQALGERTITLDCDVIQADGGTRTTSITGAFVAMAIAINKVAEQHKLAKFPITDFLASVSVGIIQGQTLLDLNYEEDSTAKVDMNVVMTGAGKFVEVQGTGEESPFSREELNALLASAEQGIQSIIELQKEALGPIVAKIEAQASAIAKAEAAQTSGGA; encoded by the coding sequence ATGAGAAGCAACGGACGAACGGCGGAACAGACCCGCCCGATTTCAATTCGGACGAACACGAATAAATATGCGGAGGGCTCGGTCACGATTGAAGTAGGTGATACGAAAGTAATTTGCACCGCGTCGATTGAGGAAAGAGTACCCCCGTTTATGAAGGGGCAAGGAAAAGGCTGGATTACTGCGGAATACGCTATGCTTCCGCGTGCAACGCAAGTGCGCAACCATCGTGAAGCAGCTCGTGGCAAGCTCACGGGGCGGACGATGGAAATTCAGCGTCTCATTGGACGCGCACTTCGCTCAGTTGTCGATTTGCAAGCACTCGGCGAGCGTACGATTACGCTAGATTGCGACGTTATTCAAGCAGACGGCGGCACGCGCACAACATCCATTACAGGAGCGTTTGTGGCGATGGCGATCGCGATCAACAAGGTCGCGGAGCAGCACAAATTAGCGAAATTCCCGATCACAGATTTTCTTGCATCGGTGAGCGTTGGCATCATTCAAGGACAGACGCTATTGGATTTGAATTACGAAGAGGATTCAACGGCTAAGGTTGATATGAATGTCGTGATGACAGGCGCTGGTAAGTTTGTCGAGGTGCAAGGAACAGGCGAAGAAAGCCCGTTTTCGCGTGAGGAATTGAACGCGTTGCTTGCATCAGCAGAACAAGGCATTCAGAGCATCATTGAGCTGCAAAAAGAGGCCTTAGGACCGATTGTCGCTAAAATTGAAGCGCAAGCATCGGCGATTGCGAAAGCTGAAGCTGCTCAAACATCTGGGGGAGCGTAA
- a CDS encoding GerMN domain-containing protein has translation MMQVQMIRRGALVFCVTVPLLITACGGGESALIDTPPAELEAQMLAAADGQSKATAATMNTGSDEHAQKPNMTVYVKDRNGYLAPISYHWDQAEPKALATAALEMLVKGGVHQQKLPAGFTAPLPEGTRVLNVKLEPKQKLAIVEFSKSFADYEPKQERELLESITWTLTSLPDVERVQLWLDSKKLNEMPVDGTPLDIPLSRSYGINVEKGDSVNYLHSMPVTLYFSAMTQEGKGYYVPVTRLIEPSQDPVTATIQQIIAGPLDKQALAMVATQETKINSIERKEDVITVDLADSMFEKGERVPSELLHAVVLSLTEQAGVGKVQIRINGVADIRGTDEKDYSQPVSRPVVNPMWKG, from the coding sequence ATGATGCAAGTTCAAATGATACGCCGAGGAGCTTTAGTATTTTGTGTAACGGTACCATTACTCATAACTGCGTGTGGTGGAGGGGAAAGTGCGCTGATTGACACGCCTCCGGCTGAACTGGAAGCGCAAATGCTGGCCGCAGCAGATGGACAATCTAAGGCTACGGCCGCAACGATGAATACGGGCTCTGATGAGCATGCGCAAAAACCGAATATGACAGTATATGTAAAAGACCGGAACGGCTATTTAGCCCCGATTTCCTATCATTGGGATCAAGCGGAACCTAAAGCGCTAGCGACAGCAGCGCTGGAAATGCTCGTGAAAGGCGGTGTGCATCAGCAGAAACTGCCCGCTGGATTTACGGCACCTTTGCCTGAAGGAACACGAGTCCTGAATGTGAAGCTGGAACCGAAGCAGAAGTTGGCTATTGTCGAGTTCTCCAAATCTTTTGCCGATTACGAACCCAAGCAAGAGCGCGAGCTGCTGGAGTCGATTACATGGACGCTAACCTCATTGCCAGACGTGGAGCGAGTTCAATTATGGTTGGATTCCAAAAAATTAAACGAAATGCCTGTCGACGGTACACCGCTCGATATTCCGCTCAGTCGGAGCTATGGCATTAACGTGGAAAAAGGCGATAGTGTCAACTATTTACACTCGATGCCCGTGACGTTGTACTTTTCAGCGATGACGCAAGAAGGTAAGGGCTATTACGTGCCAGTCACCCGCCTAATCGAGCCGAGCCAAGATCCTGTTACGGCGACGATCCAGCAAATTATTGCGGGCCCATTAGACAAGCAGGCCTTAGCAATGGTCGCTACGCAGGAGACAAAAATAAATAGCATCGAACGAAAAGAGGACGTCATCACGGTCGATCTGGCGGATTCTATGTTTGAAAAAGGCGAGCGGGTTCCTTCGGAGCTGCTTCATGCCGTAGTATTATCCTTAACCGAACAAGCGGGAGTCGGCAAAGTACAAATACGAATTAATGGCGTTGCGGATATTCGTGGTACAGACGAGAAAGACTATTCCCAGCCAGTATCACGCCCTGTTGTTAACCCTATGTGGAAAGGATAA
- a CDS encoding phosphatidylglycerophosphatase A family protein, whose amino-acid sequence MEWLRKRGIKLEQIAELVMFLQQKYFPELTIEYCMYNIEQVLRKREVQNAILTGIQLDILAEEGKLIPALQEMVENDEGLYGVDEVLALSIVNVYGSIGFTNFGYVDKMKYGVLEQLNDKSDGHIHTFLDDIVGAIAAAASSRIAHRKQAEREAEMAQLKAKADSEA is encoded by the coding sequence ATGGAATGGCTGCGCAAACGCGGCATTAAATTGGAACAAATCGCGGAGCTAGTCATGTTTTTGCAGCAAAAGTATTTCCCAGAGCTGACGATCGAATATTGTATGTATAATATTGAGCAAGTATTGCGTAAGCGCGAGGTGCAAAATGCGATCTTAACGGGCATTCAACTCGATATTTTGGCAGAGGAAGGCAAGTTAATTCCAGCGCTGCAAGAAATGGTGGAAAATGATGAAGGGCTGTACGGGGTGGACGAGGTGCTGGCATTGTCCATCGTGAACGTATACGGCAGCATTGGATTTACGAACTTTGGCTATGTAGACAAGATGAAGTATGGTGTGTTGGAGCAACTAAACGATAAGAGCGACGGTCACATTCATACGTTCTTGGACGATATCGTAGGCGCGATCGCAGCTGCGGCGAGCAGCCGGATTGCCCACCGCAAGCAAGCAGAACGTGAAGCGGAGATGGCGCAATTGAAAGCGAAAGCGGATTCGGAAGCGTAG
- a CDS encoding D-alanyl-D-alanine carboxypeptidase family protein, translating to MNMVKKPKYLFIVIPLSMLLFYYVFFEKDPYIDAKAAILIDAHSGEVVYSKNENVALAPASMSKMMTMYIVLEQIQNGQLQWDELVTISEHAMHLDGVSINIEVDEQLTVKDLFHAIVLSSANNAAVALAEHISNSEYQFTQLMNIKAKQLQLSEQTRFVNATGLPNEQAEESTMTALDVAKLAQHLIKSYPDIVDVTRLTSYHLADRGVTLTTTNKMLFSANRKSFFQGVDGLKTGFTNEAGYCFAGTAKQYGKRLISVVMGTSEDAKRFTETKKLFSYGFDKPNIPFF from the coding sequence ATGAACATGGTAAAGAAGCCAAAGTACCTCTTCATCGTAATTCCACTAAGCATGCTGTTATTTTATTACGTATTTTTTGAGAAGGATCCTTATATTGATGCCAAGGCTGCTATTTTAATAGATGCACATTCAGGGGAAGTTGTTTATAGCAAAAATGAAAACGTCGCCCTTGCCCCGGCGAGTATGTCTAAAATGATGACGATGTATATCGTATTAGAGCAAATTCAAAACGGTCAGTTACAATGGGATGAGCTCGTGACGATTAGCGAACATGCAATGCATTTGGATGGGGTGAGCATAAATATCGAAGTGGACGAGCAACTAACGGTTAAAGACTTATTTCATGCGATAGTCTTATCATCCGCTAATAATGCTGCGGTAGCTTTAGCAGAACACATTTCAAATAGTGAATACCAATTTACGCAACTAATGAATATCAAAGCGAAGCAATTACAATTGTCTGAGCAGACTCGATTTGTAAATGCAACAGGGCTGCCTAATGAACAAGCTGAAGAATCAACGATGACGGCTTTAGATGTAGCCAAGTTGGCGCAGCATTTGATAAAAAGTTATCCGGATATCGTGGACGTAACGAGGCTTACTTCTTATCATCTAGCTGATCGTGGGGTAACTTTAACAACGACTAATAAAATGCTTTTTTCCGCTAACCGGAAATCGTTCTTTCAAGGGGTTGATGGCTTGAAAACGGGATTTACCAATGAAGCCGGCTACTGTTTTGCAGGAACAGCCAAGCAATATGGTAAAAGATTGATCTCTGTTGTCATGGGCACCAGTGAGGATGCCAAGCGTTTTACAGAAACGAAGAAGCTATTTTCCTACGGATTTGATAAACCGAATATTCCTTTTTTTTAA
- a CDS encoding sensor histidine kinase yields MKNSAFLIIRAIPLWKMSIYVLLSICLSVVTMYMLNLVYWGLDVTSITFHTMRQEFAQAYGPRHVDRLFNMLYDVFLVVFFGVFIVLFYFYEKKQALKSYFHHILNETRFIGNMNFEHEIKVMPNCELGDLAKEINYIVKQLKASLEEERRIEQTKKDLITNVSHDLRTPLTSIVGYLGLIQQDHYRDEVELRYNIEIVYDKVLRLNHLMNDLFEYTRFQNKGTPLHQTPINMTEMLDQLVVQFRVDIQQVNMEFRQVISSKKLMVLADGDKLVRVFENLIVNAMKYGSAGRFLDIAAREEQGIVVIDITNYGRSIPATDLPYIFERFYRVDKARSTHSGGSGLGLAIAKSIVELHQGTIEVCSDLEKTKFTVKLKSFHIEDDSPASS; encoded by the coding sequence TTGAAAAATAGTGCTTTCCTCATCATTCGGGCCATTCCGCTTTGGAAAATGAGTATATATGTCTTATTATCCATATGTTTATCGGTAGTGACGATGTATATGCTTAACTTAGTTTATTGGGGACTAGATGTCACTTCGATTACGTTTCATACGATGCGTCAGGAATTTGCGCAAGCTTATGGGCCAAGGCATGTAGATCGCCTTTTTAATATGCTTTATGATGTTTTTCTTGTTGTTTTTTTTGGTGTATTTATCGTGCTCTTTTATTTTTATGAAAAAAAACAAGCGCTCAAGTCGTATTTCCATCACATATTGAACGAAACTCGCTTTATTGGAAATATGAATTTCGAGCATGAAATTAAGGTTATGCCGAATTGTGAATTAGGGGATTTAGCTAAAGAAATTAATTATATCGTGAAGCAATTGAAAGCCTCACTTGAGGAAGAACGGCGGATCGAGCAGACCAAAAAAGATTTGATTACGAATGTTTCACATGATCTACGCACGCCGTTAACGTCAATTGTCGGCTACTTAGGCCTCATTCAACAAGATCATTACAGAGATGAAGTCGAATTACGTTATAATATCGAAATTGTATACGATAAAGTGCTAAGGCTCAATCATTTAATGAATGATTTGTTTGAATATACTCGTTTTCAAAATAAAGGGACCCCGCTGCATCAAACCCCAATCAATATGACGGAGATGTTGGATCAATTAGTCGTACAATTTCGGGTTGATATCCAGCAGGTCAATATGGAATTTCGTCAAGTAATTTCATCCAAAAAGCTGATGGTTCTTGCGGATGGGGACAAGTTAGTCAGGGTGTTTGAGAACTTAATTGTGAATGCGATGAAATACGGGAGCGCGGGGCGATTTCTTGATATTGCGGCGCGTGAAGAACAGGGCATCGTTGTCATAGACATCACCAATTATGGGAGAAGCATTCCGGCTACGGATTTGCCGTACATATTTGAACGTTTTTATCGGGTGGACAAAGCCCGCTCCACCCATTCAGGAGGTTCTGGACTTGGGTTAGCCATTGCCAAAAGTATTGTGGAACTGCATCAGGGCACGATCGAAGTGTGCAGTGATTTGGAGAAGACGAAATTCACCGTAAAATTAAAGTCTTTTCACATAGAAGACGATTCTCCTGCGTCTTCATAA
- a CDS encoding response regulator transcription factor has translation MKTHILIVDDETEIVQLIALYLRNEGYTIHTAFNGLEALDMMKREQLHLMILDIMMPHVDGIEVCKQVRQFSNIPILMLSAKAEDMDKIMGLMTGADDYMIKPFNPLELVARVKALLRRSSLQHAANQAGTDNNIQIKSLTINKENHTVNVENKLIKLTPIEFDILYLLASHPGRVYSSEDIFELVWKDTPFDSNKTVMVHISNIREKLEVALEGEKIIHTVWGVGYKIEK, from the coding sequence ATGAAGACTCACATACTAATCGTGGATGATGAAACGGAAATTGTACAGTTGATTGCCTTGTACTTACGCAATGAAGGGTACACCATTCATACCGCTTTCAATGGATTAGAGGCGTTAGATATGATGAAGCGCGAGCAGCTCCATTTGATGATCTTAGACATTATGATGCCCCATGTAGACGGGATAGAAGTGTGTAAACAAGTAAGGCAATTTAGCAATATCCCTATTTTGATGTTAAGTGCAAAAGCAGAGGATATGGATAAAATAATGGGATTAATGACAGGTGCAGATGACTACATGATCAAACCTTTTAATCCGTTGGAACTCGTTGCGCGTGTCAAAGCGCTGCTTCGAAGATCCTCTTTACAACATGCGGCCAATCAAGCAGGCACAGACAATAATATTCAGATCAAATCACTGACGATTAATAAAGAAAATCATACGGTTAACGTTGAAAATAAGTTGATCAAATTAACACCGATTGAGTTCGACATTTTGTATTTACTCGCCTCGCATCCGGGCAGGGTGTACAGTTCAGAAGATATTTTCGAGCTTGTGTGGAAGGATACACCTTTTGATTCCAACAAAACGGTCATGGTTCACATTAGTAACATCAGAGAGAAGTTAGAAGTCGCATTAGAAGGGGAGAAAATCATTCATACGGTATGGGGAGTGGGATACAAAATTGAAAAATAG
- a CDS encoding MBL fold metallo-hydrolase: protein MSDHIEQQEAMPPITTWDSENGAIVQVRIPLPFSLRWVNAYLLQGEEGWTIVDPGLRTPQAEVAWEAVLGHFGIEAANAYHIVLTHYHPDHLGMAGLLQQQLDVPVLLSETGWRHAQMLWGEEQSMTERMVSFMRLHGVPAAEQEQLREHMDSFIPLVSPLPDVTYFTDGQVLTFGGRTWRAIETAGHAPGHMSLFDEQHGTLLAGDHVLPQISPNVSLLPNSDPAPLHSFLQGLHQLLALDIRLALPGHRHPFTHVRARIEELVRHHEERLDELEQLLATPRTGYELCAQLFGTVGKLSVHQFRFAMGEAIAHVAELERRGRAVRIEEVGAEHETPSLSWRAAVQV from the coding sequence ATGAGTGATCATATCGAACAACAGGAAGCGATGCCACCGATTACGACTTGGGACAGTGAGAATGGTGCCATTGTGCAGGTGCGTATTCCGCTGCCTTTCTCACTGCGGTGGGTGAATGCTTATTTGTTACAGGGTGAAGAAGGCTGGACGATCGTTGACCCTGGCTTGCGCACGCCCCAAGCGGAAGTAGCTTGGGAGGCAGTGCTGGGCCATTTCGGAATTGAAGCGGCTAACGCGTATCACATCGTGTTAACCCATTACCATCCGGATCATCTCGGAATGGCGGGGTTGCTGCAACAGCAGCTCGATGTCCCAGTGCTGCTGTCGGAGACTGGGTGGCGCCATGCGCAAATGCTGTGGGGCGAGGAGCAGTCAATGACCGAGCGAATGGTTTCGTTCATGCGGCTGCACGGCGTCCCCGCGGCCGAACAAGAACAGTTGCGCGAGCATATGGACAGCTTTATCCCGCTCGTATCACCGCTGCCAGACGTTACATACTTCACGGATGGACAGGTGTTGACGTTCGGCGGCCGAACTTGGCGCGCGATCGAAACGGCTGGTCATGCGCCAGGACATATGAGCCTGTTCGATGAGCAGCACGGTACTTTGCTGGCAGGGGACCATGTACTGCCGCAAATATCGCCTAACGTTAGCTTGTTGCCTAACAGTGATCCAGCACCGCTGCACTCATTTTTGCAAGGGTTACATCAGTTGCTTGCATTGGACATTCGCCTCGCCTTGCCTGGGCATCGGCATCCGTTTACGCATGTGCGTGCCCGCATTGAGGAACTGGTGCGTCACCATGAAGAGAGGTTGGACGAGTTGGAACAATTGCTCGCCACGCCACGCACAGGTTATGAACTATGTGCCCAACTGTTCGGAACGGTGGGCAAGCTTAGCGTTCATCAATTTCGCTTCGCGATGGGTGAAGCGATTGCGCATGTTGCCGAGCTGGAGCGTCGTGGCAGAGCGGTAAGGATTGAAGAGGTTGGAGCTGAACACGAAACTCCTAGCTTGAGCTGGCGTGCAGCTGTACAAGTGTAG
- a CDS encoding class I SAM-dependent methyltransferase, translated as MSEWYERSFGEDYLLVYKHRDFQGAAQEVHRMMEWLQLPKGAQVLDLCCGMGRHSMALADAGYTVTGMDLSEVLLQEAVAFDQHNQVTFIRGDMRNLPMDGPFDAVVNLFTSFGYFVDDADNAQVFTEIERVLKPGGRYIIDFLNPSYLQAHLVPHSERVDEGTSIQEDRTIEDGFVKKNIVLTDLATDATRRYEERVKLYELADFDRMLSVAGLCVDAIYGSYDADSYSRERSARLIITGHKR; from the coding sequence ATGTCAGAGTGGTATGAACGTAGTTTTGGAGAGGATTATTTGCTCGTCTACAAGCATCGTGACTTTCAAGGTGCTGCGCAAGAAGTGCATCGCATGATGGAGTGGTTGCAATTGCCTAAGGGCGCGCAAGTGCTTGATTTATGCTGCGGCATGGGGCGCCATTCGATGGCATTAGCAGATGCAGGCTATACGGTGACGGGGATGGATTTGTCGGAAGTGCTGCTTCAAGAAGCTGTTGCTTTTGATCAACATAACCAAGTGACGTTTATACGTGGGGATATGCGCAATTTGCCGATGGACGGGCCTTTTGATGCGGTCGTCAATTTATTTACCTCGTTTGGGTATTTCGTCGATGATGCGGATAACGCCCAAGTGTTCACAGAAATAGAGCGGGTATTGAAACCGGGTGGCCGTTATATCATTGATTTTTTAAATCCGAGTTATTTGCAAGCACATCTGGTTCCTCATTCGGAGCGTGTGGATGAAGGAACATCTATTCAAGAAGATCGTACGATTGAGGACGGATTTGTGAAAAAAAATATCGTGCTCACGGATCTGGCTACAGATGCAACACGACGCTACGAAGAGCGGGTCAAGCTGTATGAGTTAGCTGATTTTGACCGGATGTTGTCCGTAGCGGGACTTTGCGTAGACGCTATTTATGGTAGTTATGATGCCGATTCGTATAGTCGAGAGCGTTCTGCAAGACTGATTATTACGGGGCATAAGCGATAA
- a CDS encoding hemolysin family protein, with product MIFNLFLVAVLIVLTAFFVATEFAIIKMRPSRVDQLVMEGKNNAIALHKVTSNLDGYLSACQLGITITALGLGWLGEPTVEALLHPLFGWFGFSARINGILSFLIAFVVITFLHVVLGELAPKTLAIQKAEVVSLMFAKPIIWFYNVAYPFIWLLNGSANGIISLFGLKPVHEHENAHSEEEIRIILSESYESGKINKTEFGYVSKIFAFDELSAREIMVPRTDMVCLFTNKSFHENLRTIKREQYTRFPVAEENKDHLIGIVNTKQIFLEYDNNPDFNFRKIIRPALTVSEVMPVKTLLRRMQQEHVQMAILLDEYGGTSGLITMEDILEEIVGEIRDEYDDDETREIIELSEGHYLIDGKAPLGHVNELTGLQFESENVDTIGGWLYSRNSELKAGQPYVLDDMTFTIRRKDRHRIRQLELLIHAKKE from the coding sequence ATGATTTTTAACTTATTTCTCGTCGCTGTACTCATCGTGTTAACGGCCTTTTTCGTCGCGACGGAGTTCGCCATTATCAAAATGCGCCCCAGCCGCGTCGATCAACTCGTGATGGAAGGCAAAAACAACGCCATTGCGTTACACAAGGTAACTTCGAACTTGGACGGTTACTTGTCCGCCTGCCAGCTTGGCATTACGATAACAGCACTCGGACTAGGTTGGCTCGGTGAGCCGACCGTGGAAGCACTGCTCCATCCGTTGTTTGGCTGGTTTGGCTTCTCGGCGCGTATTAACGGTATCCTGTCTTTTTTAATCGCCTTTGTCGTGATTACTTTTTTGCACGTTGTATTGGGGGAGCTCGCGCCAAAGACGTTAGCGATCCAAAAGGCCGAAGTAGTCAGCCTCATGTTCGCGAAGCCGATTATTTGGTTCTACAATGTCGCATATCCGTTTATTTGGCTATTGAACGGCTCGGCGAATGGGATTATCTCCTTATTCGGCTTAAAGCCTGTGCATGAGCATGAGAATGCGCACTCGGAAGAAGAAATACGCATTATTTTATCGGAAAGCTATGAAAGTGGAAAAATCAATAAGACCGAATTCGGTTACGTCAGCAAAATATTTGCCTTTGATGAGCTGTCTGCTCGCGAAATTATGGTGCCGCGCACCGATATGGTCTGTCTTTTTACGAATAAATCGTTTCATGAAAACTTACGGACGATCAAGCGGGAACAATATACGCGCTTTCCGGTTGCCGAGGAAAACAAAGATCATTTGATCGGTATTGTGAATACGAAGCAAATCTTTTTAGAATACGATAACAATCCTGATTTTAATTTTCGCAAAATTATTCGCCCTGCCTTGACCGTGTCGGAGGTCATGCCCGTGAAGACGCTGTTACGCCGTATGCAGCAGGAGCATGTGCAGATGGCTATTTTGCTGGACGAGTATGGTGGAACTTCGGGCCTAATTACGATGGAAGATATCCTAGAGGAGATCGTCGGTGAAATTCGAGACGAGTACGACGACGATGAGACGCGGGAAATTATCGAACTTAGTGAAGGGCATTATTTAATCGATGGCAAAGCACCGCTTGGTCATGTCAATGAATTAACCGGACTGCAATTTGAGAGCGAAAATGTGGATACGATTGGCGGCTGGCTGTACAGCCGAAATTCGGAGCTTAAAGCGGGGCAGCCTTATGTGCTGGATGATATGACGTTTACGATTCGGCGTAAAGACCGCCATCGGATTCGTCAGCTGGAACTACTCATCCATGCTAAGAAAGAGTAG